A window of Apium graveolens cultivar Ventura chromosome 8, ASM990537v1, whole genome shotgun sequence contains these coding sequences:
- the LOC141678327 gene encoding L-ascorbate oxidase homolog produces MRDVKSVVCCLVVLLLVVLQQCCVNAEDPYRFYSWRIHYGFVYPLGVKQQVIMINGQFPGPQINAVTNDNLIISVYNALAEPFLVSWNGLQHRRNSWQDGVYGTNCPIPPRRNFTYMLQAKDQIGSFYYFPSLGMHKASGGFGAIKIFSRYRIPVPFAQPAGDHTVLAGDWYKRSHRQLKMILDAGHALPAPDGILINGQGWNGYTFAVDQGKTYRFRISNVGLTTSINFRIQGHTMKLVETEGSHTLQNSYGSLDVHLGQSYSVLVTANQAPKDYYIVVSSRLASPVRTTTAILHYSNSRTQVWGPPPRGPTSQVYSSLAQARSIRWNLTASGPRPNPQGSYHYGLIKTQRTIMLVNSAPWINGKQRYAINSVSFVSGDTPLKLADYFNIGGVFNLGSMPDRPSYGGAYLTTSVMAADFRSFVEIIFQNWEDTVQSYHIDGHAFFVVGMDGGQWTPASRSRYNLRDTVARSTTQVYPKSWTAIYMALDNVGMWNIRSENWARQYLGQQFYLRVYSPAHSWRDEYPIPKNALLCGRARGRHTRPFSGILSREGD; encoded by the exons ATGAGAGATGTAAAAAGTGTGGTTTGTTGCTTGGTTGTGCTTCTTCTTGTTGTTCTTCAACAATGTTGTGTTAATGCTGAAGACCCTTACAGGTTTTACTCATGGAGAATCCATTATGGATTTGTTTATCCACTTGGTGTCAAACAGCAg GTCATTATGATCAATGGGCAGTTCCCAGGGCCACAGATAAATGCTGTTACTAATGACAACTTGATTATTAGTGTTTATAATGCTCTGGCTGAACCATTTCTTGTTTCTTG GAATGGCTTGCAGCACAGAAGGAACTCGTGGCAAGATGGTGTTTACGGAACCAACTGCCCAATTCCCCCACGACGTAACTTTACATATATGCTCCAAGCTAAAGATCAAATTGGAAGTTTTTATTACTTCCCTTCACTTGGTATGCATAAAGCATCTGGAGGATTTGGTGCCATCAAAATCTTCAGTCGTTACCGGATTCCTGTACCTTTCGCTCAACCTGCTGGCGACCACACTGTACTAGCCGGAGATTGGTACAAACGAAGCCACAGG CAATTGAAGATGATCTTAGATGCTGGTCATGCTCTTCCAGCTCCGGATGGTATTCTTATAAATGGTCAAGGCTGGAATGGATACACATTTGCAGTTGATCAAG GTAAAACATATAGATTTAGGATATCAAATGTTGGACTCACAACATCAATCAACTTTAGAATTCAGGGACATACTATGAAACTAGTCGAAACAGAAGGATCACATACACTACAGAACTCCTACGGCTCCCTTGATGTCCATTTAGGACAATCGTATTCTGTCTTGGTCACAGCAAATCAGGCACCAAAGGATTACTACATAGTTGTTTCTTCACGCCTTGCATCTCCAGTACGCACCACTACAGCTATTCTTCACTACAGCAACTCCCGGACTCAAGTTTGGGGGCCTCCTCCACGTGGACCTACCAGTCAGGTCTATTCCTCCCTTGCTCAGGCCAGATCAATACG TTGGAACTTAACTGCAAGTGGACCAAGGCCCAATCCACAAGGCTCATACCACTATGGACTGATTAAGACGCAACGCACAATTATGCTTGTGAATTCTGCTCCGTGGATAAATGGAAAGCAAAGATATGCAATCAACAGTGTCTCATTTGTTTCTGGAGACACGCCACTAAAACTAGCAGACTACTTTAACATTGGAGGAGTCTTTAACCTTGGCAGCATGCCCGACCGACCAAGCTACGGAGGTGCTTATCTTACGACTTCTGTCATGGCTGCTGATTTTCGATCTTTTGTTGAAATCATATTCCAAAACTGGGAGGACACAGTTCAGTCTTATCATATTGATGGTCATGCTTTCTTTGTTGTCGG GATGGATGGCGGGCAATGGACGCCAGCTAGTAGATCACGATACAATTTGAGAGATACAGTTGCTCGAAGCACAACACAG GTGTATCCAAAGTCATGGACTGCAATCTACATGGCGTTGGACAATGTGGGAATGTGGAACATAAGGTCTGAAAACTGGGCAAGACAGTACTTGGGACAGCAATTCTATTTGAGGGTATACTCCCCTGCACATTCATGGCGAGACGAGTATCCCATCCCTAAGAATGCTCTTCTTTGTGGACGTGCAAGAGGGCGTCACACTCGCCCTTTTTCAGGAATTCTGTCACGAGAGGGTGACTAG